A single Alcanivorax borkumensis SK2 DNA region contains:
- a CDS encoding DUF1328 domain-containing protein has protein sequence MLGWALTFLVVAIIAGVLGFGGIASGAASIAKIIFFIFLALLVISLVVNALKGRGPKV, from the coding sequence ATGCTTGGATGGGCTCTCACATTTCTTGTCGTAGCAATTATTGCTGGCGTACTCGGCTTTGGTGGTATCGCTTCCGGCGCGGCATCCATTGCCAAAATTATTTTCTTTATCTTTCTGGCACTGCTGGTCATTAGCCTGGTCGTCAATGCGCTGAAAGGGCGTGGTCCGAAAGTGTGA
- the mmsB gene encoding 3-hydroxyisobutyrate dehydrogenase — protein MKVAFFGVGHMGGPMAANLIKAGHQVTVFDLVPELLNGAVKEGAQAASSAAQAVQGAEVVVSMLPSAGAVRGLYLGDDGVLQQIDESALIIDCSTIDADTARDVASIAKEQGRVMIDAPVSGGVGGAKAGTLTFICGGPQAAVDRARPVLECMGAQVFRAGDNGAGQLAKICNNMLLAIHMIGTAEALQMGVDHGLDPAVLSDIMKASSGDNWSLDKYNPWPGVMENVPSSKNYEGGFAVKLMNKDLGLALQAGLSSQSATPMGNLAKSLYAAHGNHGYSDKDFSSIQAFFQHKND, from the coding sequence ATGAAAGTCGCATTCTTTGGTGTTGGCCATATGGGTGGGCCCATGGCGGCCAACCTGATTAAGGCTGGTCATCAGGTCACTGTCTTTGATCTGGTTCCAGAGCTGCTCAACGGTGCCGTGAAAGAAGGTGCGCAAGCGGCCAGTAGTGCAGCGCAAGCGGTGCAGGGAGCGGAGGTTGTTGTCAGCATGCTGCCCTCTGCCGGTGCCGTGCGCGGACTTTACCTGGGCGACGATGGCGTACTGCAACAGATTGATGAAAGCGCACTGATTATCGACTGTTCCACCATCGATGCGGATACTGCCCGTGACGTGGCAAGCATAGCCAAAGAGCAAGGCAGGGTGATGATTGATGCGCCTGTATCTGGCGGTGTGGGTGGAGCCAAGGCCGGGACGTTGACCTTTATCTGCGGTGGGCCGCAAGCGGCGGTGGATCGTGCTCGTCCGGTTTTAGAATGCATGGGTGCACAGGTATTTCGTGCCGGCGATAATGGCGCAGGTCAGTTAGCAAAAATCTGCAATAATATGTTGCTGGCCATCCATATGATCGGTACCGCAGAAGCGCTACAAATGGGCGTGGATCATGGGCTCGATCCAGCGGTGTTATCCGATATTATGAAAGCCAGCTCTGGTGATAACTGGTCACTGGATAAGTACAACCCCTGGCCCGGGGTGATGGAAAATGTGCCGTCGTCGAAAAATTATGAAGGCGGTTTCGCGGTAAAGCTTATGAACAAAGATCTGGGTTTGGCATTACAAGCCGGTCTCAGCAGCCAGTCCGCCACGCCCATGGGTAACTTGGCGAAAAGCCTATATGCCGCTCATGGTAATCACGGCTACTCAGATAAGGACTTTTCCAGTATCCAAGCTTTTTTTCAGCATAAAAACGACTGA
- a CDS encoding FUSC family protein — protein sequence MKAENQAALSKPLLIGLLREAGLDWLYVGKVLLAIFMGGGLAMRLDLQQPATTMLTVALVMHPASGMVLAKSFYRAVGTLVGCGAAIALVGLFPQQRELLLVGMALWIGLCAAGASLYRNFMSYGFVLSGYTVAIVVLPVVQHPQALFDSAVMRVSEVMLGILVAGLVGDVLFPQRLRMALRQQLSGQYSGFLAFVRGSLGGVLGRDALENAHMRFVGETIQVENLRSSVVFEDAGVRAHSPRLRQLNQRFMEVSTSYQTLHHLMNRMHAPHHHDTRQRLMQLCEFAATALEDDCEPDPAAAARLSQALQKAERELPGKISEQRQGLTSPREQLDFDTGAELLSRCLQELQAYVQAYALLRRPGVPTAAQKEVVFQHGNDHLGALMCGVRATVTMLVMGSFWIMSGWVHGGSAMMLATIFTGMFASAPNPSAVVRQITLGFATGMPLAFLCQFMVLTHMDGFVLMVAGTLPFLLIGLYLTTRPTLAGYGTGFVLSFIYLLNLHSPMTFDPVYVVNEGISQIVGVLAVAVAFSLFGNASSNRWLRNRLLRQLRSQVARACELPLPGLRDRVESATRDLFMQIMVHAGPRARDWLAWALSVHETGRAVVELRRLQASLPDTQQGVVGAVLEAFAALYRSDEGKQESARQRALRALDTAMAAVSDRPALRQLHLLRLALLDTESVLAAPLSPYLSSYQEAATDAP from the coding sequence ATGAAGGCCGAGAACCAAGCTGCGCTCTCTAAACCTTTGCTGATTGGCCTGCTGCGCGAAGCCGGGCTGGATTGGCTGTATGTGGGTAAAGTGCTGCTGGCCATCTTTATGGGCGGCGGGTTGGCTATGCGGCTAGATTTGCAGCAGCCGGCCACTACTATGTTGACGGTGGCGCTGGTGATGCACCCGGCCAGTGGCATGGTGCTGGCAAAGAGTTTCTATCGCGCGGTGGGCACCTTGGTCGGTTGTGGCGCGGCCATTGCGCTGGTGGGGCTGTTCCCCCAGCAGCGTGAACTGTTGTTGGTGGGTATGGCCCTGTGGATTGGCCTGTGTGCGGCGGGGGCCTCCCTGTATCGCAACTTTATGTCCTACGGGTTTGTGTTGTCCGGCTATACCGTGGCCATTGTGGTGTTGCCGGTGGTGCAACATCCGCAGGCGTTATTCGATTCGGCGGTAATGCGGGTCAGTGAAGTGATGCTGGGCATCCTGGTGGCTGGGCTGGTGGGCGATGTGCTGTTCCCCCAGCGGTTACGCATGGCGCTGCGTCAGCAATTATCTGGACAATACAGCGGCTTTCTGGCTTTTGTGCGCGGCAGTTTAGGCGGCGTGTTGGGCCGGGATGCTCTGGAAAACGCCCATATGCGTTTTGTCGGTGAGACCATTCAGGTGGAAAACCTACGCAGTTCCGTGGTGTTCGAAGATGCCGGGGTGCGAGCACACAGTCCGCGGCTACGTCAGCTTAATCAGCGCTTTATGGAGGTCTCCACCAGCTATCAGACCCTGCACCACCTGATGAACCGTATGCATGCACCCCATCATCACGATACCCGCCAACGATTGATGCAGTTATGCGAGTTTGCCGCGACTGCCCTAGAGGATGATTGCGAACCAGATCCGGCTGCCGCAGCGCGGTTATCGCAAGCGCTGCAGAAGGCTGAGCGGGAATTGCCCGGCAAAATCAGTGAGCAGCGGCAGGGCCTCACTTCACCCCGCGAACAGCTGGATTTTGATACCGGAGCAGAGTTGCTTAGCCGTTGCCTACAAGAGCTGCAGGCCTATGTGCAGGCCTATGCGCTATTGCGCCGCCCCGGCGTGCCCACGGCCGCTCAGAAAGAGGTGGTGTTTCAGCACGGAAATGACCACCTCGGCGCGCTGATGTGCGGCGTCCGCGCCACGGTCACAATGTTGGTGATGGGCAGTTTCTGGATTATGTCCGGCTGGGTGCATGGCGGTAGTGCCATGATGTTGGCGACTATTTTCACTGGCATGTTTGCCAGTGCGCCAAATCCATCGGCGGTAGTGCGACAGATTACTCTGGGCTTCGCCACCGGCATGCCGCTGGCCTTCCTCTGCCAGTTTATGGTGCTCACTCACATGGATGGTTTTGTGTTGATGGTGGCGGGAACATTGCCGTTTCTGCTCATCGGGTTGTACCTGACGACCCGCCCGACGTTGGCGGGCTACGGGACCGGCTTCGTGCTCAGTTTTATTTACCTGTTGAATCTGCATAGCCCGATGACCTTTGATCCTGTGTATGTGGTCAACGAAGGCATTAGCCAAATTGTTGGGGTGCTGGCGGTGGCGGTGGCATTCAGTTTGTTTGGCAATGCCTCCAGCAACCGTTGGTTACGTAACCGCCTGTTGCGCCAGCTGCGCTCTCAGGTTGCCCGTGCCTGTGAGTTACCGTTGCCAGGGCTGCGAGACCGCGTTGAAAGTGCCACCCGGGACCTGTTCATGCAGATTATGGTGCATGCCGGCCCGCGAGCCCGTGACTGGCTGGCCTGGGCATTGTCGGTACATGAAACCGGCCGGGCGGTGGTGGAATTACGTCGTTTGCAGGCCTCGCTGCCGGACACTCAGCAGGGCGTGGTTGGCGCGGTGCTGGAGGCGTTTGCGGCGCTGTATCGCAGTGATGAGGGCAAGCAAGAAAGCGCCCGTCAGCGGGCATTGCGGGCGCTGGATACGGCCATGGCGGCGGTGTCTGACCGCCCTGCCCTGCGTCAGCTCCATCTATTGCGCTTGGCTTTGCTGGATACCGAGTCGGTGTTGGCTGCGCCTTTATCCCCTTATTTATCTTCATATCAGGAGGCGGCGACGGATGCCCCGTGA
- the thpD gene encoding ectoine hydroxylase translates to MSAQNLTCPASIQTDPYPTRLHQHPDQPWYKRQEHTVKGRHLPGPLSQSQLDNFEQNGFLFERGFLHSDEVNALSNAMSELLNRNDYRNRSFTITEPDSQEIRSVFAVHFLHRAFQRLARDPRLTDRVKQILGGEHYIHQSRINYKPGFKGKGFNWHSDFETWHAEDGMPAMHAVSASIILTDNHTFNGPLMLIPRSHQHFIPCIGETPDEHHKQSLKKQQIGVPPEDALSAMINRNGIEAPTGPAGSLLLFDCNTLHGSNANMAPDPRSNVFFVFNRQDNACQAPYAAKKPRPSFLCHTPNQLWQPNDH, encoded by the coding sequence ATGTCAGCGCAGAACCTAACTTGCCCTGCATCGATACAAACCGATCCTTATCCCACCCGGTTACATCAACACCCGGACCAACCTTGGTACAAGCGTCAGGAGCATACGGTGAAAGGCCGCCATCTTCCTGGGCCGCTTTCCCAATCACAACTTGATAACTTTGAGCAGAACGGCTTTCTGTTCGAACGCGGTTTTTTGCACAGCGATGAAGTGAACGCGCTTTCTAACGCCATGAGCGAGCTTCTCAATCGTAATGACTATCGAAATCGCTCTTTCACAATTACCGAACCTGACAGCCAGGAGATTCGTTCTGTCTTTGCGGTACACTTTTTACATCGCGCTTTCCAAAGACTGGCCCGTGACCCACGCCTAACCGATCGGGTGAAGCAGATATTGGGAGGTGAACATTATATTCACCAATCACGCATTAACTATAAGCCAGGGTTCAAAGGTAAAGGCTTTAATTGGCATTCTGACTTTGAAACTTGGCACGCCGAGGACGGCATGCCAGCCATGCACGCGGTAAGTGCCTCAATCATTCTTACTGATAACCACACGTTCAATGGCCCACTAATGCTGATTCCCAGATCCCATCAGCATTTCATTCCCTGTATAGGAGAAACGCCAGACGAACATCACAAACAGTCGCTGAAGAAGCAGCAAATTGGTGTGCCGCCAGAAGATGCCCTGAGCGCAATGATCAATAGAAACGGCATTGAGGCGCCCACGGGCCCCGCGGGCAGCCTGCTGTTGTTCGACTGTAATACGCTGCATGGTTCTAATGCCAATATGGCACCGGATCCACGTAGCAATGTCTTCTTCGTATTCAACCGACAGGACAATGCCTGCCAGGCTCCGTATGCGGCAAAGAAACCTCGGCCAAGTTTTCTATGCCACACACCAAATCAACTATGGCAGCCCAACGATCATTAA
- a CDS encoding CoA-acylating methylmalonate-semialdehyde dehydrogenase, protein MAHQLPLLINGEFVASQTDQWIAVTNPATQQTLCEAPAATAEEMEQAIAAGKAAFQTWKEVPVSERARLMLRYQALLKEHHDEIAEILSQETGKTFEDAKGDVWRGIEVAEQAANIASLMMGETVENVARSIDTHSWTQPLGVCAGITPFNFPAMIPLWMFPLAIAAGNTFVLKPSEQDPMTPNRLAELFQEAGAAPGLLQVVHGGKEQVDTLLRHPDIKAVSFVGSVPVGQHVYRTATDNMKRAQCFAGAKNHMVIMPDANKEQVVSSLVGSSCGAAGQRCMAISVAVFVGDSKAWIDELASQFAQIRPGAWNDPEAAYGPQISPAAKQRVLSMIEQGKKEGATCLLDGSDCTVEGLPDGNWVGPTLFTDVTTDMAIYREEIFGPVLCCVCVDSLEEALELVNSSPYGNGTSIFTANGAAARKYQHQVEVGQVGINVPIPVPLPFFSFTGWKGSFYGDQHAYGKQGVRFYTETKTVTSRWFDSDIPVAAGPNMSINLK, encoded by the coding sequence ATGGCCCACCAATTACCTTTGCTGATTAATGGCGAATTTGTTGCCAGCCAAACTGACCAGTGGATTGCGGTAACCAACCCGGCCACCCAGCAGACGCTGTGCGAAGCCCCGGCGGCCACCGCCGAGGAAATGGAGCAGGCCATTGCGGCGGGCAAGGCGGCCTTCCAAACCTGGAAAGAGGTGCCGGTGTCGGAGCGAGCGCGCTTGATGCTGCGCTATCAGGCGCTGCTGAAAGAACATCACGATGAGATTGCCGAGATTCTCAGCCAGGAAACCGGCAAAACCTTTGAGGATGCCAAGGGCGACGTTTGGCGTGGCATCGAGGTTGCAGAACAGGCCGCTAACATCGCGTCGTTGATGATGGGCGAAACCGTGGAGAACGTGGCGCGTAGCATCGATACCCACTCCTGGACCCAGCCTTTGGGAGTATGCGCGGGGATTACCCCGTTCAACTTCCCGGCCATGATTCCCCTATGGATGTTCCCACTGGCCATCGCCGCCGGTAATACCTTTGTGCTCAAGCCTTCCGAGCAAGATCCGATGACGCCGAATCGACTGGCAGAGTTATTTCAAGAGGCTGGCGCAGCGCCAGGCTTGTTACAGGTGGTGCACGGCGGTAAGGAGCAGGTCGATACGTTGCTTAGGCATCCTGATATTAAAGCGGTATCGTTCGTGGGTTCCGTGCCGGTGGGGCAGCACGTGTACCGCACCGCAACCGACAACATGAAGCGCGCGCAGTGCTTCGCCGGCGCTAAAAATCACATGGTGATCATGCCGGATGCCAACAAGGAACAGGTTGTTAGTAGCCTGGTGGGTTCTTCTTGTGGGGCTGCGGGTCAGCGCTGCATGGCGATCAGTGTGGCGGTGTTCGTGGGCGATTCAAAAGCCTGGATCGATGAGCTGGCCAGCCAGTTTGCTCAAATTCGTCCGGGGGCATGGAATGACCCGGAAGCGGCCTATGGCCCGCAGATCAGCCCGGCCGCCAAACAGCGAGTGCTGAGCATGATTGAACAGGGCAAAAAAGAAGGCGCTACCTGTTTGCTGGATGGATCAGATTGCACCGTGGAAGGTCTGCCAGACGGTAACTGGGTTGGCCCAACGTTATTCACCGATGTGACTACCGACATGGCAATTTACCGCGAGGAAATTTTTGGCCCGGTGTTGTGCTGCGTTTGTGTGGACTCACTAGAAGAAGCCTTGGAGCTGGTTAACAGCAGTCCCTATGGCAATGGTACTTCCATTTTTACCGCCAACGGCGCTGCGGCACGTAAATATCAGCACCAAGTAGAAGTCGGGCAAGTGGGTATCAATGTGCCGATTCCTGTGCCGCTGCCCTTCTTCAGCTTCACGGGATGGAAGGGCTCTTTCTATGGTGATCAACACGCTTATGGCAAGCAAGGCGTGCGTTTTTATACGGAAACCAAGACGGTTACTAGCCGCTGGTTTGACTCCGATATCCCGGTTGCGGCGGGACCCAATATGAGCATCAACTTGAAGTAA
- a CDS encoding DUF1963 domain-containing protein, whose translation MLPEEIKHKLAILSRPAWRPRVGPAVPGARSKFGGLPLLKKDEAWPCCGHCHQPMQLFVQLDSLDLPVEARSAFGDGVLQVFYCTNGEEDCEVLGHAHLPFSDVTLVRVIPRQQADGFDALPQAIPDAFVEQALTGWQCMTDFPDRQEMTAINDDVPEAMLALLQAHRPTPRPGDKFLGWPNWVSEVSYPLCSCCEKPMKFIFQLDSADTLPFWFGNSGCAYVFQCESNPKVLTMSWISRP comes from the coding sequence ATGTTACCCGAAGAAATCAAACACAAATTGGCTATTTTGTCCCGTCCCGCCTGGCGCCCTCGAGTGGGGCCGGCGGTGCCAGGTGCGCGCTCCAAATTTGGCGGCCTGCCGCTGCTGAAAAAGGACGAAGCTTGGCCATGCTGCGGCCACTGCCACCAGCCTATGCAGTTGTTTGTGCAGCTTGATTCGCTGGATTTGCCGGTCGAGGCCCGCAGCGCATTCGGTGATGGTGTGTTGCAGGTGTTTTACTGTACTAACGGGGAGGAAGATTGCGAGGTACTGGGGCATGCGCACCTGCCATTCTCTGATGTCACGTTGGTGCGAGTCATTCCCCGCCAGCAAGCCGATGGTTTTGATGCCCTACCGCAAGCCATTCCCGATGCGTTTGTTGAGCAAGCATTGACTGGCTGGCAGTGCATGACGGATTTTCCCGACCGGCAGGAAATGACTGCGATTAATGATGATGTTCCGGAAGCTATGCTCGCCTTACTTCAAGCTCACCGCCCTACTCCGCGTCCGGGTGACAAGTTTCTCGGTTGGCCTAACTGGGTAAGCGAGGTAAGTTACCCACTGTGTTCCTGTTGCGAAAAACCGATGAAATTTATTTTTCAGCTGGACTCCGCAGACACCCTTCCATTTTGGTTTGGTAATAGCGGTTGTGCCTATGTATTTCAGTGTGAAAGCAACCCAAAGGTATTAACTATGAGTTGGATAAGTCGACCATAG
- a CDS encoding DUF1656 domain-containing protein: MPREIALLDALVPSLLLVFVISLLLQWAVDWVGGRYGLYRYVWHPPLFRVAVFFCCFGGLGLLAMQ; this comes from the coding sequence ATGCCCCGTGAAATTGCGCTGTTGGATGCGTTAGTGCCCAGCCTGTTGCTGGTGTTCGTGATTAGCTTGCTGCTGCAGTGGGCGGTGGACTGGGTAGGCGGTCGCTATGGGCTGTACCGTTATGTCTGGCATCCGCCCCTGTTCCGGGTGGCTGTATTTTTCTGCTGTTTTGGTGGCCTAGGTTTGCTGGCCATGCAGTAA
- a CDS encoding helix-turn-helix domain-containing protein has product MEIVEQPTTKTSHWPLPARGQRTVIPPSVLSSVRDHPLCSGCMPHGVGFYPQASGHRMERQRPADNLLIYCVSGAGELAYGGQSQPVEAGDLLLLPAGFSHRYHANPQQPWSIYWVHLGGHEVQRYFDEIAGQPDGGIRRVRVGVHSRLAEDFQALMAAATNAQPEHLVYAANLLRSLLAYASLMRRQHQVRHATLDVTRVNSYLQTAIDRRLSLDDLITATSDLSRYHFIREYKRQTGQTPMQAFQRIKVSHACYLLDISDDSVATIALQLGHDDPYYFSRLFKKMMGISPQKYRKERGKN; this is encoded by the coding sequence ATGGAAATCGTAGAACAACCTACTACCAAAACTTCTCACTGGCCATTACCTGCCAGAGGACAGCGTACGGTCATTCCGCCTTCGGTGCTTTCCAGCGTCCGCGATCATCCGCTTTGTTCCGGCTGTATGCCCCACGGGGTGGGCTTTTATCCCCAGGCCAGCGGGCATCGAATGGAACGCCAGCGACCCGCAGATAATCTACTAATTTATTGTGTGTCCGGTGCTGGAGAACTGGCTTACGGGGGCCAAAGCCAACCTGTTGAGGCCGGTGATCTATTGCTGTTACCCGCGGGCTTTTCTCACCGTTACCACGCCAATCCACAGCAACCCTGGAGTATTTACTGGGTGCACCTGGGTGGGCATGAGGTTCAACGGTATTTCGACGAGATTGCCGGCCAACCTGACGGAGGCATTCGCAGGGTTAGGGTCGGCGTACATTCACGTCTAGCGGAAGATTTTCAAGCGTTGATGGCGGCTGCCACCAACGCGCAACCCGAGCATCTTGTTTATGCGGCCAATCTGTTGCGTAGCCTGCTTGCCTACGCCTCCTTGATGCGCCGCCAGCACCAGGTCCGCCATGCCACTCTAGATGTAACCCGAGTAAACAGTTATCTGCAAACGGCGATCGACCGGCGACTCAGCCTAGACGACTTAATTACCGCCACTAGCGATTTGTCCCGTTACCATTTTATTCGCGAGTACAAACGCCAGACTGGACAAACCCCCATGCAGGCATTCCAGCGCATTAAAGTCAGCCACGCCTGCTATCTTCTTGATATCAGCGACGATAGCGTAGCGACTATTGCTCTGCAGCTGGGCCATGACGATCCGTATTATTTTTCTCGTCTTTTCAAAAAAATGATGGGTATTTCTCCGCAGAAATACCGCAAAGAAAGGGGAAAAAATTAA
- a CDS encoding pirin family protein has translation MERSILNTFRAMDTSDGAGVKLKRALGYTPLMRLDPFLMLDAFSSDNPDDYIAGFPPHPHRGFETVTYLVEGHMRHRDHLGNEGDLKQGGVQWMTAGSGIIHEEMPQQENGLLRGFQLWINLPAAEKMKPATYRDIADTEMPRLDLASGGQIKAIAGEVTIAEQTLSAPMKGGQTNPLYLDVVLRPRENLTVPLARGHNAFVYLFEGRIEVSGETVETHHLATLTDGDNVKLVARKRGARLLLLSGKPLGEPIVQYGPFVMNTQSEINQTLRDYRDGTLTAQSSLL, from the coding sequence ATGGAACGCAGCATTCTTAATACGTTTCGCGCAATGGATACATCCGATGGTGCTGGCGTTAAGCTGAAGCGCGCACTGGGATATACCCCTCTCATGCGTTTGGACCCGTTTCTGATGCTCGATGCGTTTTCCTCCGACAATCCCGACGATTATATTGCCGGCTTTCCGCCGCATCCGCATCGGGGATTTGAAACGGTGACCTATTTGGTGGAAGGCCATATGCGTCACCGAGATCACCTAGGAAACGAAGGGGATCTCAAACAGGGTGGCGTGCAATGGATGACCGCTGGAAGCGGTATTATCCATGAAGAAATGCCACAACAGGAAAACGGTTTGTTACGCGGTTTTCAACTGTGGATTAACTTGCCCGCAGCGGAAAAAATGAAGCCGGCAACGTATCGAGATATTGCTGATACAGAGATGCCGCGGTTGGATCTGGCCAGTGGTGGGCAGATCAAAGCCATTGCCGGTGAAGTGACGATTGCCGAGCAAACGCTCAGTGCTCCGATGAAAGGCGGCCAAACCAACCCGTTATATCTAGATGTGGTACTACGCCCGAGAGAAAACCTTACCGTGCCACTGGCGCGGGGCCATAACGCCTTTGTGTATCTGTTCGAAGGTCGCATAGAGGTGAGCGGAGAGACCGTGGAAACCCATCATCTAGCCACCTTGACCGATGGTGATAATGTAAAGCTAGTAGCAAGAAAAAGGGGGGCGCGTCTGTTATTGCTGTCAGGCAAGCCGCTGGGGGAGCCGATAGTGCAATATGGCCCCTTCGTGATGAACACTCAAAGTGAAATTAATCAAACCCTGCGGGATTACCGTGATGGAACGCTGACAGCACAGTCGTCGTTGTTATAG
- a CDS encoding acyl-CoA dehydrogenase family protein has translation MDFSFTEEQQAFRETARQFSEKEFSPYAAEWDAKSYFPKDAIRKAGELGFCALYCDEEHGGMGLSRLDAALIFEQLSQGCTSTTAFITIHNMATWMLTRFGNDATRSRWAEALMSGEKLASYCLTEPNAGSDAAGLSTTAKKDNGDYVLNGAKAFISGAGDTDVLVLMARTGGPGAGGVSCFAVPADAPGVSYGRNEAKMGWKSQPTRAVILEDVRIPAECLIGEEGQGFKIAMGGLDGGRINIASCSLGAAQAALHQAQQYVQERKQFGQAISDFQTVQFTLADMATELVAAQQMVRLAAWKLDQNHSDKSMLCAMAKRMATDLCFNVCNHALQLHGGYGYITEYPLERYLRDARVHQILEGTNEIMRVIIARNVLKDLSFL, from the coding sequence GTGGATTTTTCTTTTACTGAAGAGCAGCAAGCGTTCCGCGAAACGGCGAGACAATTTTCTGAAAAAGAATTCTCTCCCTATGCCGCCGAATGGGATGCAAAAAGCTATTTTCCAAAGGACGCCATTCGTAAAGCGGGAGAGTTAGGTTTTTGCGCTCTCTATTGTGATGAAGAGCATGGTGGCATGGGTTTGTCCCGTCTCGATGCTGCATTGATTTTCGAACAATTGTCACAAGGGTGTACTTCGACTACGGCCTTTATCACCATTCATAACATGGCTACCTGGATGTTGACCCGCTTCGGTAACGATGCGACACGGTCGCGCTGGGCCGAAGCCCTAATGAGTGGCGAAAAGCTGGCTTCCTATTGCCTCACTGAACCGAATGCAGGTTCGGACGCTGCGGGACTTTCGACTACGGCAAAAAAGGATAACGGCGACTATGTATTGAATGGTGCCAAGGCCTTTATTTCCGGCGCTGGAGATACCGATGTGCTGGTATTGATGGCGCGCACGGGTGGCCCTGGTGCTGGCGGAGTTTCCTGTTTTGCTGTGCCCGCAGATGCGCCAGGGGTTAGCTATGGCCGCAACGAGGCCAAGATGGGCTGGAAAAGTCAGCCCACCCGAGCGGTCATCCTGGAGGATGTGCGAATCCCGGCGGAGTGCCTGATCGGTGAAGAAGGGCAGGGCTTCAAGATTGCCATGGGCGGGTTGGATGGTGGCCGCATCAATATTGCCAGCTGTTCACTAGGTGCCGCTCAGGCAGCGCTACATCAGGCGCAGCAATATGTGCAGGAACGTAAACAATTTGGTCAGGCCATTAGCGATTTTCAGACGGTGCAATTCACCCTGGCAGACATGGCAACGGAACTGGTAGCGGCACAGCAGATGGTACGCCTGGCTGCCTGGAAACTGGATCAAAACCACAGCGATAAGAGCATGCTGTGCGCCATGGCCAAGCGGATGGCTACGGATCTGTGTTTCAACGTCTGCAACCACGCGTTGCAACTGCACGGGGGGTACGGCTATATCACTGAGTATCCGTTGGAGCGCTACCTGCGTGATGCGCGGGTGCATCAGATTCTGGAAGGCACCAATGAAATCATGCGCGTGATTATTGCGCGCAATGTGCTAAAAGATTTGTCGTTTCTTTAA
- a CDS encoding biotin/lipoyl-binding protein yields MKTQSLIRASVTLLTVALASLLAWALWQHYMYSPWTRDGRVRARVVQVAPDVSGLVTEVPVADNQAVQRGDLLFVIDRSRYQNALLQAQADQQAAEAAARAAGADIRAAQASAAKARAEFAMRQAESRRRDRIAQAVSREVRDNAHSSAEAAEAQLQAAQASHQRATAGQQQLLARLQQANAALALAQLNLERTEVRAPVDGYVTNLALYPGDYAHAGQARMALIDRHDFWVYGYFEETKLPNVHVGDPVQVRLLSGIRANGKVHSIAHGIADRDNPTGADLLADVNPTFNWVRLAQRVPVRVSIDADSLPENTVLAAGMTATLTLNPS; encoded by the coding sequence ATGAAAACCCAATCCCTGATCCGGGCTTCGGTAACGCTGCTGACAGTGGCGTTGGCCTCCCTGCTGGCTTGGGCCTTGTGGCAGCACTATATGTATTCCCCCTGGACCCGCGATGGCCGGGTGCGGGCACGGGTGGTGCAGGTAGCGCCGGATGTATCGGGCCTAGTGACGGAAGTGCCGGTGGCGGATAACCAGGCCGTGCAGCGGGGTGATTTGTTGTTCGTGATCGACCGTAGCCGTTACCAGAATGCCTTGCTGCAAGCGCAAGCGGATCAGCAGGCCGCTGAGGCCGCAGCGCGGGCAGCCGGTGCTGATATTCGTGCCGCTCAAGCCAGTGCCGCTAAAGCGCGGGCGGAGTTTGCCATGCGTCAGGCGGAATCCCGTCGCCGTGACCGGATTGCTCAGGCGGTTTCCAGGGAAGTACGCGACAACGCTCACAGCAGTGCTGAGGCCGCCGAGGCCCAATTGCAGGCTGCCCAAGCTAGCCATCAGCGGGCAACGGCCGGTCAGCAGCAGTTATTGGCTCGGCTTCAGCAGGCCAATGCGGCGTTGGCGTTGGCGCAACTGAACCTGGAGCGTACAGAAGTGCGTGCTCCGGTGGACGGTTACGTCACTAACCTGGCGTTGTATCCGGGCGACTACGCCCATGCCGGACAGGCCCGTATGGCGTTGATTGATAGACACGATTTCTGGGTGTATGGCTATTTCGAGGAAACTAAACTGCCGAATGTGCATGTGGGGGATCCGGTGCAGGTGCGCCTGCTTAGTGGCATCCGTGCCAATGGCAAGGTGCATAGTATCGCCCACGGAATCGCTGATCGGGATAACCCCACCGGTGCCGATCTACTGGCGGATGTGAATCCTACCTTTAACTGGGTGCGGCTGGCCCAACGAGTGCCAGTAAGGGTGTCGATTGATGCAGATAGCCTGCCCGAAAACACGGTGCTGGCCGCTGGCATGACCGCTACGCTGACCCTGAATCCCTCTTGA